One genomic region from Granulicatella adiacens ATCC 49175 encodes:
- a CDS encoding CtsR family transcriptional regulator codes for MQNQNMSDLIESYLKNVLLSNETVEIRRSEIADQFNCVPSQINYVINTRFTIQQGYVVESKRGGGGYIRIMKVNLVDEMDVLNTLGDLIPPQLSVREANHLLQNLYENELISKREAQMMALMMEKDTFPVSVKNGDEIRSIMMKKLIDNLKYR; via the coding sequence ATGCAAAATCAAAATATGTCCGATTTGATAGAAAGTTATTTGAAAAATGTATTGCTTTCGAATGAAACAGTAGAAATCAGACGCAGTGAGATTGCAGATCAATTCAATTGCGTTCCTTCTCAAATTAATTACGTGATTAATACTCGTTTTACCATCCAACAAGGGTATGTCGTAGAAAGTAAGCGAGGTGGCGGTGGATATATCCGCATAATGAAAGTAAATTTAGTGGATGAAATGGATGTTCTAAATACTTTAGGAGATTTAATTCCGCCTCAACTATCAGTACGAGAAGCAAATCATTTATTACAAAATTTATATGAGAACGAATTAATATCAAAACGTGAAGCCCAAATGATGGCTTTGATGATGGAAAAGGACACGTTTCCAGTTTCTGTTAAAAACGGAGATGAAATTCGTAGTATTATGATGAAAAAATTAATCGATAACTTGAAGTATCGTTAG
- the pepT gene encoding peptidase T, with protein sequence MTLIKMYPTMLERFIRYAKINTRSDLKSTSIPTTKSQWEFLEMLRDELVGYGFTKVELDPEDSYLVALLPSNLTEESTAPAIGFIAHVDTADFNAENINPQIHENYNGEDVLLNAQKNLVMTVSEFPNLKNYIGETLITTDGTTLLGADDKAGLVSVLEACLYLMAHPEIPHGDIWLAFGPDEEIGKGAHRFKADRMPAKFAYTLDSGVVGKLEYETFNAARAVVTIHGTSVHPGQAKDVMVNALAEAAKLFAHMPVDEVPERTSGYEGYFMLSKQSGDIGKVELEYIIRDHSMEKFEERKAQFQQIVDAQNATYDVPRIECTIYDEYYNMYEILKDDMTSVEVAIEAYKECGITPDIQPFRGGTDGCIITYKGIPTPNLFTGAENLHGQYEFVTLESMQKASDVVLKIIKLVQNKKVG encoded by the coding sequence ATGACTCTTATTAAAATGTATCCTACAATGTTAGAACGATTTATTCGATATGCGAAAATCAATACGCGTAGTGACTTGAAATCAACTAGCATCCCTACGACAAAGAGCCAATGGGAATTTTTAGAGATGCTTCGTGATGAATTAGTGGGGTATGGCTTTACAAAAGTAGAACTCGATCCAGAGGATAGCTACTTAGTGGCGCTACTCCCCAGTAACTTAACAGAAGAAAGTACGGCTCCAGCGATTGGGTTTATCGCCCACGTCGATACCGCAGATTTCAACGCTGAAAATATCAATCCACAAATTCACGAGAATTATAATGGAGAAGATGTGTTGCTAAATGCCCAGAAAAATTTGGTGATGACGGTCAGCGAGTTTCCAAATTTGAAGAATTATATCGGTGAAACGCTAATTACCACAGACGGGACTACACTGCTGGGTGCCGATGATAAGGCAGGGCTCGTTTCGGTATTAGAAGCGTGTTTGTACTTAATGGCTCATCCAGAGATTCCGCATGGCGATATATGGTTAGCATTTGGGCCTGACGAAGAAATTGGAAAGGGCGCACACCGTTTCAAAGCGGATAGAATGCCTGCAAAATTTGCCTATACTTTAGATAGTGGAGTGGTAGGAAAGTTAGAATATGAAACGTTTAATGCGGCTCGTGCAGTGGTGACAATTCACGGGACTAGTGTTCACCCAGGGCAAGCCAAAGATGTCATGGTGAATGCTTTAGCGGAAGCGGCAAAACTATTTGCTCACATGCCAGTGGATGAAGTGCCAGAACGTACAAGTGGGTACGAAGGATACTTTATGTTATCGAAACAATCAGGCGACATCGGTAAGGTTGAATTGGAATATATTATTCGTGATCACTCGATGGAGAAATTCGAAGAGCGAAAAGCGCAGTTCCAACAAATCGTCGATGCGCAAAATGCAACGTATGATGTGCCACGTATCGAATGTACGATTTACGATGAGTACTATAATATGTATGAAATCCTAAAAGACGATATGACTTCAGTTGAAGTAGCAATTGAGGCTTATAAAGAATGTGGTATCACGCCAGATATTCAACCATTCCGTGGAGGAACAGATGGATGTATTATTACTTATAAAGGAATCCCAACTCCAAACTTATTTACCGGAGCTGAGAACCTCCATGGGCAATACGAATTCGTAACTCTCGAAAGCATGCAAAAAGCCAGTGATGTAGTATTGAAGATAATTAAATTAGTACAAAATAAAAAGGTCGGGTAA
- the secE gene encoding preprotein translocase subunit SecE: protein MRFLSNVFKEMKKVTWPTGKEVNKYTITVIITVVVALGFFAVVDYGIHQLITFLLK, encoded by the coding sequence ATGCGTTTTTTATCAAATGTTTTTAAAGAGATGAAAAAAGTAACATGGCCAACAGGTAAAGAAGTAAACAAATATACTATTACAGTAATTATTACAGTGGTAGTAGCATTAGGCTTTTTTGCTGTGGTGGACTATGGGATTCATCAACTCATTACATTCCTTTTAAAATAA
- a CDS encoding 1,4-dihydroxy-2-naphthoate polyprenyltransferase, which produces MMSKKEFIELVELRTKLASVFPFLTALCYSFILFKEINLLNMCLFFIGMLSFDMATTVMNNLMDYVKAKNSDYRDHHNVIGTSSITVKKAWQVFGILFAVATVFGIVLVVRTNIILLMVGALCFFIGVFYTFGPIPISRMPLGEVLSGFTMGFGIFWITVFLNVPEGTIFAGVQLDGSILTMQLDIVAQLKVFLLSLPLVCTIANIMLSNNICDLETDITNHRYTLVYYIGKKQALVVYQVLYAVALGAILLAVLLGVVPWILLGVLVVGIPIYKHIQQFKAVQDKKTTFALAIKNMVMIHSLQIILLLVAILLGY; this is translated from the coding sequence ATGATGTCAAAAAAAGAATTTATTGAATTAGTGGAATTGCGAACGAAATTGGCTAGCGTTTTCCCATTTTTAACTGCTTTATGCTATTCTTTTATATTATTTAAAGAAATTAATCTTCTTAATATGTGCCTCTTCTTTATTGGAATGTTGTCATTTGATATGGCTACGACCGTTATGAATAATTTGATGGACTATGTAAAAGCAAAGAACTCTGACTATCGTGATCATCATAATGTGATTGGAACAAGTAGTATAACGGTGAAAAAAGCGTGGCAAGTATTCGGGATTCTGTTTGCAGTAGCTACAGTTTTTGGAATCGTTCTTGTGGTGCGCACGAATATTATTTTGTTAATGGTCGGAGCACTTTGTTTCTTTATCGGTGTGTTCTATACTTTTGGTCCAATTCCGATTTCTCGGATGCCTCTTGGTGAAGTGTTGTCAGGTTTCACGATGGGATTCGGGATTTTCTGGATTACGGTATTTTTAAATGTGCCAGAAGGAACTATTTTTGCAGGCGTGCAGTTAGACGGAAGTATTTTAACGATGCAACTGGATATCGTTGCTCAGTTAAAGGTGTTTCTGTTATCATTGCCACTTGTTTGTACGATTGCCAATATTATGTTAAGCAACAATATCTGTGACTTAGAAACGGATATTACCAACCACCGTTATACATTGGTTTACTATATTGGAAAGAAACAAGCTTTAGTGGTGTATCAAGTGCTTTATGCAGTTGCGTTGGGGGCGATTCTACTAGCTGTATTGTTAGGAGTTGTGCCATGGATCCTGCTTGGTGTTCTTGTAGTTGGAATTCCTATTTATAAACATATTCAGCAGTTCAAAGCTGTACAAGATAAGAAAACAACCTTTGCTTTAGCCATTAAAAATATGGTAATGATTCATTCTTTACAAATTATTCTGCTTCTTGTAGCAATATTATTAGGCTACTAG
- a CDS encoding lipoprotein: protein MTIKKSLSATAVLLSSVFVLAACGGNSKTDSSKTTTQASTTQTATTQAAAQKSDAALKDGTYKLVSAADKRGWHVEFTITVEGGKITKSDYDNLNDKGERKSADAAYEKSMKDKLGTGPAEYFKAYNEGLVSKQNPKDVEVVAGATNAHTSFVEYANKLIEAAKKGDTTEIKVEAPKN, encoded by the coding sequence ATGACTATCAAAAAATCTTTATCTGCAACAGCAGTATTATTATCATCTGTGTTTGTTTTAGCAGCATGTGGCGGAAACAGCAAAACAGATTCAAGCAAAACAACAACACAAGCATCTACAACACAAACTGCAACTACACAAGCGGCGGCACAAAAATCTGATGCAGCTTTAAAAGATGGTACTTATAAATTAGTATCAGCTGCTGACAAACGTGGTTGGCATGTTGAATTTACGATTACTGTTGAAGGTGGAAAAATCACTAAATCTGATTATGACAACTTAAACGATAAAGGTGAACGTAAATCAGCAGATGCTGCATACGAAAAATCAATGAAAGATAAATTGGGTACTGGACCAGCTGAATACTTTAAAGCATACAATGAAGGTCTTGTTTCTAAACAAAATCCTAAAGATGTTGAAGTAGTAGCAGGAGCAACAAACGCACATACTTCATTTGTGGAATATGCAAACAAATTAATTGAAGCTGCTAAAAAAGGCGATACTACTGAAATTAAAGTAGAAGCACCAAAAAACTAA
- a CDS encoding FAD:protein FMN transferase: MRKKWMTWGLMAVMGTAVLAACQNQSNNEADTVSGASIKTPREIIKSPVKKTDFLLGTAVSLSVYHPNSEALIESALEMIKDLEKRITVNASGSEVDEVNIAAGEKPVKVSSDVYELIKLGLEYSAEFNGSFDITVGPLTSLWHIGFDDAKKPTQEEIDAVLPLVDYKEVEMNDADQTVFLKKKGMKLDLGGIAKGYIADKVWDYFAKEGVTTAVIDLGGNIVVMGGSPARNGVAWNVGIQDPVESRGTTLGTILEKDKTIVTSGIYERYLKVDNQVYHHILNPKTGYPYENNIEGVSVIVNRSTKGDALSTSMFSVGVKEGLEYANSHKDVDVIFVTKDKKVYVSDSIKETFKLTNGALELKESIE; this comes from the coding sequence ATGAGAAAAAAGTGGATGACATGGGGGCTAATGGCAGTGATGGGGACAGCTGTCTTAGCTGCTTGCCAGAATCAATCGAATAATGAAGCCGACACAGTTTCGGGGGCATCAATTAAAACTCCAAGAGAAATCATTAAATCTCCGGTTAAAAAGACAGATTTCTTATTAGGAACGGCTGTTTCATTGTCTGTCTATCATCCTAATTCAGAGGCTTTAATCGAGAGTGCTTTGGAGATGATTAAAGATTTAGAAAAGAGAATTACTGTAAATGCTTCCGGATCTGAAGTGGATGAAGTAAACATTGCTGCGGGTGAAAAGCCTGTAAAGGTCAGTTCAGATGTTTATGAGCTCATTAAATTAGGATTGGAATATAGTGCGGAGTTTAATGGGTCGTTTGATATTACTGTGGGACCATTAACGTCGCTTTGGCATATTGGATTTGATGATGCCAAAAAACCTACTCAAGAAGAAATTGATGCAGTCCTTCCTCTTGTTGATTATAAGGAAGTAGAGATGAATGATGCTGACCAAACCGTTTTCCTAAAGAAAAAAGGAATGAAATTGGATTTAGGCGGGATTGCCAAAGGATATATTGCCGATAAGGTTTGGGATTATTTTGCTAAAGAAGGAGTAACGACTGCCGTTATCGATTTAGGTGGAAATATTGTTGTTATGGGAGGGTCCCCTGCAAGAAATGGGGTGGCTTGGAATGTAGGAATTCAAGATCCAGTAGAATCGCGTGGAACAACTTTAGGGACGATTTTAGAAAAAGATAAAACAATCGTCACTTCAGGAATCTATGAACGTTATTTAAAAGTGGACAATCAAGTCTACCATCATATTCTAAATCCAAAAACGGGCTATCCTTATGAGAATAATATCGAAGGAGTATCGGTGATTGTAAATCGTTCGACTAAAGGAGATGCTTTATCGACTTCGATGTTTTCTGTAGGGGTAAAAGAAGGTCTGGAATATGCAAATAGCCATAAAGATGTGGATGTCATTTTTGTGACAAAGGATAAAAAGGTCTATGTATCCGATTCGATTAAAGAGACTTTCAAACTAACAAACGGAGCACTTGAGTTGAAGGAGTCTATAGAATGA
- a CDS encoding Gx transporter family protein — protein sequence MQKSSHLRKLVFIALLTAQGIVLGLLEQAIPFPFAFAPGAKLGLANIVTLISLYTLSFKEVVFVIVMKTLLTTVLGGTFSTFLYSGMGALVSFIGMYLVKQLGEKRVSMIGVSATGGILHNVGQLMVASWMAKSWTVLLYLPAMSIVGIFAGIAVGVAANYALAHIKVLQYFSKK from the coding sequence ATGCAGAAAAGTAGTCATTTAAGAAAACTTGTTTTTATCGCATTATTAACAGCTCAAGGAATTGTCTTAGGGTTGTTGGAACAAGCCATTCCGTTTCCTTTTGCGTTTGCACCAGGGGCTAAGTTGGGATTGGCGAATATAGTAACTTTAATTAGTTTATATACTTTATCGTTTAAAGAGGTCGTCTTTGTCATTGTGATGAAAACGTTGCTGACAACCGTTCTTGGAGGGACTTTTTCTACTTTTCTATATAGTGGTATGGGTGCCCTTGTCAGCTTTATCGGAATGTATCTTGTAAAGCAACTTGGTGAAAAGCGTGTCAGCATGATTGGAGTGAGTGCTACTGGTGGAATTCTGCACAATGTAGGGCAGTTGATGGTAGCAAGTTGGATGGCTAAATCGTGGACGGTGCTCTTATATTTACCAGCAATGTCAATCGTTGGAATCTTTGCAGGTATAGCTGTTGGGGTTGCCGCAAATTACGCGTTGGCTCATATTAAAGTTCTTCAATATTTTTCTAAAAAATAG
- a CDS encoding polyprenyl synthetase family protein: MTAVHPMWMNYPELHEELKQVKKIMRDSIQIENKAIKDAILSVLDSGGKMVRPAYLILFSMWNDNRNKEEVLAIAAALELLHVATLFHDDVIDESSVRRGQETISAKLGNRVAIYAGDYLLTVCYQLLSSYSKDLVNIQIPTSGMMQVIQGELSQMEERYRLDVTVQDYLKRIEGKTAQLFMLSCVMGEQFSVLKEEARARQIGHAIGMSFQILDDILDYEIDAHQFGKPVLEDVAQGVYTLPLIMALSKKEKELLPLLEKKELISEVERKKVQQLVLKSGGVESAKELAKKYTDRALQQIERLPEKNVKAMLFDITSRLLQREY; this comes from the coding sequence ATGACGGCTGTACATCCAATGTGGATGAATTATCCAGAACTTCACGAAGAACTAAAACAAGTAAAAAAAATAATGAGAGATTCCATTCAAATAGAGAATAAGGCTATTAAGGATGCAATTTTATCAGTCCTTGATTCAGGGGGGAAAATGGTTCGTCCTGCATATTTGATTCTATTCTCTATGTGGAACGACAATAGAAATAAAGAAGAAGTTCTTGCTATTGCGGCTGCTTTGGAGCTATTACATGTGGCTACATTATTCCATGACGATGTGATAGATGAATCTAGCGTTCGAAGAGGTCAAGAGACGATTAGCGCAAAATTGGGGAATCGAGTAGCCATTTATGCAGGGGATTATTTATTGACGGTTTGTTATCAACTGTTATCTTCCTATAGCAAAGATTTAGTGAATATCCAAATTCCCACGAGTGGAATGATGCAAGTGATTCAAGGGGAACTGTCTCAAATGGAAGAACGTTATCGTTTAGATGTGACGGTTCAAGACTATCTGAAGAGAATTGAAGGGAAAACAGCGCAACTTTTTATGTTAAGTTGTGTGATGGGAGAACAGTTTTCAGTCTTGAAAGAAGAAGCAAGAGCAAGACAAATTGGTCATGCGATAGGAATGTCTTTCCAAATTTTAGATGATATCTTAGATTATGAAATTGATGCTCATCAATTTGGAAAACCGGTATTAGAGGATGTAGCTCAAGGGGTGTATACTTTACCGCTCATTATGGCTTTGTCCAAAAAAGAGAAGGAATTGCTCCCACTTCTAGAAAAAAAGGAGCTTATTTCTGAAGTGGAAAGAAAGAAAGTGCAACAACTGGTATTAAAATCTGGTGGAGTAGAGTCTGCAAAAGAATTAGCCAAAAAATATACGGATCGCGCTTTGCAACAAATTGAACGACTGCCAGAAAAGAATGTGAAAGCGATGTTGTTTGATATCACAAGCCGTTTATTGCAGAGAGAATATTAA
- the nusG gene encoding transcription termination/antitermination protein NusG — MEKEWYVLHTYSGYENKVKSNLLSRIQSMGMEENIFRVIVPEEEEVEVKDGKTKTTVEKTFPGYVLVEMVMSDQAWYVVRNTPGVTGFVGSHGAGSKPSPLLPEEVEAILGRIGEKVHAPVDLHVSVGDYVIITEGAFNDMSGKVVELDHEKQKIKVAIEMFGRETIADLEFHQVKEDDSY; from the coding sequence ATGGAAAAAGAATGGTATGTATTACACACGTATTCAGGATATGAAAACAAAGTGAAATCAAATCTTTTATCACGTATCCAAAGCATGGGGATGGAAGAAAATATTTTTCGTGTCATCGTTCCTGAAGAAGAGGAAGTTGAAGTAAAAGATGGTAAAACAAAAACAACGGTGGAAAAAACTTTCCCTGGTTATGTATTAGTAGAAATGGTGATGTCTGACCAAGCGTGGTACGTCGTTCGTAACACTCCTGGGGTAACAGGTTTCGTTGGTTCGCACGGTGCGGGTTCAAAACCATCTCCTTTATTACCAGAAGAAGTAGAAGCAATCTTAGGACGTATCGGTGAAAAAGTACATGCTCCAGTTGATTTACATGTATCTGTTGGAGATTACGTAATCATCACTGAAGGTGCCTTCAACGATATGAGCGGTAAAGTAGTAGAACTTGACCACGAAAAACAAAAAATTAAAGTAGCGATTGAAATGTTCGGTCGTGAAACCATTGCAGACTTAGAGTTCCACCAAGTGAAAGAAGATGACTCTTATTAA
- a CDS encoding diacylglycerol/lipid kinase family protein, with protein sequence MKKVMIIINPTSGGEKALDYKEKIENKAKEYFDVVETRITEKAKDATIFAEEAVKEKAEAVVVFGGDGTVNEVISGIAEKEYIPKLGIIPGGTGNLITKLLEISQDIDQAIEELDFNNTNAIDIGKANDHYFGYIFSVGSLPEAIHNVEIEDKTKYGVLAYAINTMKSVLKDEAFMIHVETENGNYHGEASQVLVLLSNYYADKKMFDENKDGYANILILKDASIFSKLSLIPNILKGDVVENENIEYIKAKNIKISSDSKLESDVDGDQSDDLPVQIKIFGNHVSVYSAPKE encoded by the coding sequence ATGAAAAAAGTAATGATTATTATTAATCCAACTTCTGGTGGAGAAAAAGCTTTGGATTATAAAGAAAAAATTGAAAACAAAGCGAAAGAATATTTTGACGTTGTTGAAACTAGAATAACTGAGAAAGCGAAAGACGCAACTATTTTTGCTGAAGAAGCTGTTAAAGAAAAAGCTGAAGCTGTAGTAGTGTTTGGTGGTGATGGTACCGTTAATGAAGTAATTTCAGGAATAGCTGAAAAAGAATATATTCCTAAACTAGGGATTATCCCAGGTGGGACAGGTAATTTAATTACAAAATTATTAGAAATCAGTCAAGATATTGACCAAGCGATAGAAGAACTCGATTTCAACAATACCAACGCTATTGATATTGGGAAAGCTAACGATCATTACTTTGGATATATTTTTAGTGTGGGATCCCTGCCAGAAGCCATTCACAATGTTGAGATTGAAGATAAGACAAAATATGGGGTTTTAGCCTATGCAATTAATACGATGAAATCGGTATTAAAAGATGAAGCGTTTATGATTCATGTTGAAACAGAGAATGGAAACTATCACGGAGAAGCTAGTCAAGTACTTGTTCTATTGTCCAACTATTATGCGGACAAAAAAATGTTTGATGAAAACAAGGATGGCTATGCTAATATATTGATTCTTAAAGATGCTTCTATCTTCTCAAAACTATCACTCATTCCTAATATATTAAAAGGGGATGTGGTTGAAAATGAAAATATCGAATATATTAAAGCAAAAAATATAAAAATTTCATCGGATTCCAAACTAGAGTCTGACGTTGATGGAGACCAATCAGACGATCTTCCAGTTCAGATTAAAATTTTTGGGAATCACGTTTCAGTTTACTCAGCTCCAAAAGAGTAA
- the rpmG gene encoding 50S ribosomal protein L33, which translates to MAQKKAALACSVCGSRNYTITLGQNRRVERLEIKKFCKYCNKQTLHRETK; encoded by the coding sequence ATGGCACAGAAAAAAGCAGCGTTAGCTTGTAGTGTATGTGGATCAAGAAATTACACCATTACTCTTGGTCAAAATCGTCGAGTTGAACGTTTAGAAATCAAAAAATTCTGCAAATATTGTAATAAACAAACACTACATCGTGAAACAAAATAA
- a CDS encoding NAD(P)/FAD-dependent oxidoreductase, which produces MTKTNIVVIGAGFAGVAATKTLSHKLKKNKDVTITLIDKHPYLTYMTELHEVAGGRVEPDAIQYDLQKIFARSKNVNLVTDTVTNLDKENKVVRTKHGEFSYDYLVLGMGGEANDFGVPGVKENGFTLWSMEDAVKMRKHILNCVEKAAKEHDPQKRKALLTFAVCGAGFTGVELVGELMDWIPVLAHEYNLDKEDFDLYIIEAVPTILNMLDANDADKAEAFMVKRGIKVIKGNGISEVKQNSIRLADGTVIPTYSLFWTAGVKANTEAEVFGFKAARAGRLVVNENMLIDGETDIFAVGDLAYYEEPDKENRPHPQIVQAAEQTGKTAAKNIIASINNTSKVAYKGKYDGFMVSIGSHYGVAFLMGKWHLSGFFAMLMKHLVNIKYFLEIFSLYYAIQYVFHEFFHIKNRRNIFRGHLSRYGNVLWSVPLRLFYGGMWTIEGLKKIFGLWGAHSWIDGTHLAFPFPWLLEPTSAASGATEAVSAASGATETAAQTATQVVSFGFNYSYGEQPAMVLEKMPDWFASIMQIMIPNVEVAHLMQKVMSFVELAIGLAIMAGFLTWIVNAVTIGLVATFCLSGMFYWVNMWFVPAAIALMNGSGRAFGLDYYFIPWFQRTAGKWWYGKSKAIYGFDKQGNQLVK; this is translated from the coding sequence ATGACAAAAACAAACATTGTAGTAATCGGTGCAGGTTTTGCCGGAGTTGCTGCTACCAAAACATTGTCACATAAGTTGAAAAAGAATAAAGATGTTACGATTACATTGATTGATAAACATCCTTACTTAACTTATATGACGGAATTACATGAAGTTGCTGGGGGACGTGTTGAACCAGATGCGATTCAATACGACTTACAAAAGATTTTTGCTCGTTCAAAAAATGTCAACTTAGTAACAGATACAGTTACGAACTTAGATAAAGAAAATAAAGTAGTTCGCACAAAACATGGTGAATTCTCTTATGATTATTTAGTGCTTGGAATGGGTGGAGAAGCAAATGACTTCGGCGTCCCAGGTGTTAAAGAAAATGGATTTACGTTATGGTCAATGGAAGATGCTGTTAAAATGCGTAAACACATCCTTAACTGTGTTGAAAAAGCAGCTAAAGAACATGACCCTCAAAAACGTAAAGCGTTATTAACGTTTGCGGTATGTGGTGCCGGATTTACTGGGGTTGAACTAGTCGGTGAATTAATGGACTGGATTCCAGTGTTAGCACATGAATACAATTTAGATAAAGAAGATTTTGACTTATATATTATTGAAGCCGTTCCAACTATCTTAAACATGTTAGATGCAAACGATGCGGATAAAGCAGAAGCCTTCATGGTAAAACGCGGCATCAAAGTGATTAAAGGAAACGGAATTTCCGAAGTGAAGCAAAATAGCATTCGCTTAGCAGACGGTACAGTAATTCCAACTTATTCACTATTCTGGACAGCAGGCGTTAAAGCAAACACTGAAGCAGAAGTGTTTGGGTTTAAAGCGGCAAGAGCTGGACGTTTAGTCGTTAATGAGAATATGTTAATCGATGGCGAAACAGATATTTTTGCTGTTGGAGACTTAGCGTACTATGAAGAACCAGATAAAGAAAACCGCCCACATCCACAAATTGTACAAGCGGCTGAACAAACTGGTAAAACAGCAGCGAAAAATATTATTGCATCAATTAACAATACTTCAAAAGTTGCTTACAAAGGAAAATACGATGGATTCATGGTTTCTATTGGATCTCACTACGGCGTTGCTTTCTTGATGGGGAAATGGCACTTAAGTGGATTTTTCGCAATGTTGATGAAACACTTAGTAAATATTAAATATTTCCTTGAGATTTTCTCCTTATACTATGCGATTCAATATGTATTCCATGAATTCTTCCATATTAAAAACCGTCGTAATATCTTCCGTGGACACCTATCACGCTACGGTAATGTATTATGGTCAGTGCCGCTTCGATTATTCTACGGTGGTATGTGGACAATTGAAGGCTTGAAGAAAATCTTTGGTTTATGGGGAGCTCATAGTTGGATTGATGGAACTCATTTAGCATTCCCATTCCCTTGGTTGTTAGAACCAACTTCTGCTGCAAGTGGAGCAACTGAAGCTGTTTCAGCTGCAAGTGGTGCTACAGAAACAGCAGCACAAACAGCTACTCAAGTCGTTTCATTCGGTTTCAACTATTCATATGGGGAACAACCAGCAATGGTATTAGAAAAGATGCCAGATTGGTTTGCTTCAATCATGCAAATTATGATTCCTAATGTTGAAGTTGCACATTTAATGCAAAAAGTAATGTCCTTTGTAGAGTTAGCAATCGGTCTTGCTATTATGGCTGGTTTCTTAACTTGGATTGTAAACGCAGTGACAATCGGTTTAGTCGCAACATTCTGTTTATCAGGAATGTTCTACTGGGTAAACATGTGGTTTGTTCCTGCTGCGATTGCATTAATGAACGGCTCAGGTCGCGCGTTTGGTTTAGACTACTACTTCATTCCTTGGTTCCAAAGAACAGCTGGAAAATGGTGGTATGGTAAATCGAAAGCAATCTATGGCTTCGATAAGCAAGGAAACCAACTTGTAAAATAG